The Phycisphaerales bacterium genome has a segment encoding these proteins:
- a CDS encoding MFS transporter, with product MTTSHDRPKDATHFWTVVLPIQTLLLTAYVAPVYGFNALIQPINRIFSPGEEMTGWSGSIVGAILFLGIGLGALLLPQLKKIIPNPKFLLLVSSIFMNVGLALAALACWLDWFWLMIVGLSVLVGFFLSNFYSIVTFYFVSWGQHVGRVGLISGVVGLCFGIWAALYSFFAPLVFSATSTPVSFLLTIIFIVPTIIGIILLKYPEATNSSTTSQPSTPNLGIKGILGLTSFWLFFLFFLLFLTPGFGFKIIVQAMILEVYHSTQSVASIIAVAFLGSYGISRLIFGITADKLKLKLIFLIFCAVQCLALLGSGIAIHIFDGPLVIAVLMCITGAMFGAGKSLWTVLLVNMYGPVNYTHAIRAALPAYGLAGFFGPLTLAFALRSKDVVDSTSIWFFGAGIALFACFCLIWLLRVHDYEAYKNKRRQKIKLWISTTDERSWF from the coding sequence ATGACAACGAGTCACGATCGGCCAAAAGATGCCACTCACTTTTGGACAGTTGTGTTGCCCATTCAAACATTGTTGCTTACGGCTTATGTGGCGCCAGTGTACGGCTTCAACGCACTAATCCAACCCATCAATCGTATTTTTTCCCCTGGCGAGGAAATGACAGGTTGGTCTGGATCTATTGTTGGTGCCATACTCTTTTTAGGAATTGGCCTTGGCGCTCTTCTGCTCCCACAGCTCAAGAAGATTATTCCCAATCCAAAATTCTTGCTACTGGTGTCATCGATTTTCATGAACGTAGGACTCGCTTTAGCTGCACTCGCATGCTGGCTTGACTGGTTCTGGCTCATGATTGTTGGACTCTCAGTGCTTGTCGGATTCTTCCTTAGCAACTTTTATAGCATCGTTACTTTCTACTTTGTAAGTTGGGGTCAACATGTCGGCCGTGTGGGTCTGATTTCTGGTGTTGTTGGCTTGTGCTTTGGAATCTGGGCAGCTCTTTACTCTTTCTTTGCACCACTTGTCTTTAGTGCTACGTCTACACCAGTTAGCTTTCTCTTAACGATCATATTTATTGTGCCAACCATCATTGGAATCATTCTGCTCAAATATCCCGAGGCCACGAACAGTTCAACTACGTCTCAACCCTCAACACCAAACCTGGGCATCAAAGGCATACTCGGCCTGACTTCCTTTTGGCTCTTTTTCCTTTTTTTCCTTCTCTTCCTGACGCCAGGCTTTGGCTTTAAGATCATCGTGCAAGCCATGATTTTGGAAGTCTACCATTCAACACAATCAGTGGCTTCCATTATTGCTGTTGCATTTCTTGGAAGCTATGGAATCTCTCGACTTATATTTGGAATCACCGCAGACAAACTCAAACTCAAACTTATCTTTCTTATATTTTGCGCCGTACAATGCTTGGCATTGCTTGGCTCCGGCATTGCGATACACATTTTCGATGGACCACTTGTTATTGCGGTTTTAATGTGTATCACAGGCGCGATGTTTGGTGCCGGCAAGAGTCTATGGACCGTGCTGCTTGTCAACATGTATGGCCCCGTTAATTACACACATGCAATTCGAGCGGCGCTCCCTGCATATGGCCTCGCTGGTTTCTTCGGGCCTCTTACATTGGCCTTTGCACTTCGTTCGAAAGACGTCGTTGACTCCACATCAATCTGGTTCTTCGGGGCAGGTATTGCCCTGTTTGCTTGCTTCTGCCTCATTTGGCTTCTTCGTGTTCATGATTATGAGGCCTATAAAAATAAGCGGCGACAAAAGATTAAGCTCTGGATTAGCACAACAGACGAGCGCAGTTGGTTCTAA
- a CDS encoding DUF885 family protein, producing MSPFEQFESSFHKHFTRNPNRRVFLGLDQDLGQLPDPSLSEAHACAAEANKLLRDIKDIDQTGLDFDQNIDLELAQLMLASEVHELTWVFNDRTRHQQLPEAGEEIGDPIFFMFANDPRPDGDRLQDITDRLKQVPDYLNAMIDRLDHPIDRWRTIELETLDGLPLLFDSVNNWAEHIQWADRDSLKSTAELATDAMKAYGQRLQEMPTERDFHLGDQPTRELVSLSGIELSLEQLHELATHFLAQNAMIIDGLHERLVERYDLALGTDVAGLQNQLNRHFRVQIEQDGLDSILGRYRTEQERILSFIDEQSLFPIPADQEMRILRTPSFMEPTIPAGAMEPPAPFRDGTRTSLVYLTLAESLLDEHTELSIPGMMLHEGIPGHHLHLATAAAHRSTIRRHMEATDQCEGWTTMLEDYLLDIGLMGDLTDEARFIAKREINRIGARVGIDLFFMTGDRTYLDVGIPCDISPDDPFEAAGNLLQAVTGFTPDRVQTELNWYSLERGVPLGYLTGNHLVWELKRDVAAAQKGALEGTDLDRCFHKVFLESGNMPVAFLRRVFEHNGLLASST from the coding sequence ATGTCTCCCTTTGAACAGTTCGAATCTTCATTTCATAAGCACTTCACACGTAACCCCAATCGGCGTGTGTTTCTTGGTCTTGATCAAGATCTGGGACAATTGCCAGATCCATCGCTCTCTGAGGCCCATGCTTGCGCTGCTGAAGCAAACAAACTACTCAGAGACATAAAGGACATTGATCAAACAGGCTTGGACTTTGACCAAAACATCGACCTTGAACTCGCCCAATTAATGCTTGCAAGTGAAGTGCACGAACTCACATGGGTCTTTAATGACCGAACCAGACATCAGCAACTCCCCGAAGCTGGTGAAGAAATCGGTGATCCGATTTTCTTTATGTTCGCCAATGACCCACGACCAGATGGTGATCGCCTCCAAGACATCACCGATCGACTCAAGCAAGTGCCTGACTATCTGAACGCGATGATTGACCGACTTGATCATCCAATCGACCGATGGCGCACCATCGAGCTCGAGACATTAGATGGTCTACCGCTGCTGTTTGATTCCGTAAACAACTGGGCAGAGCATATTCAATGGGCTGATCGAGACTCGCTCAAAAGTACCGCCGAACTTGCAACCGATGCAATGAAAGCATACGGCCAGCGCCTTCAGGAAATGCCGACAGAGAGAGACTTTCATTTAGGTGACCAGCCAACCCGTGAGCTTGTGTCATTGTCTGGAATTGAACTAAGTCTTGAACAACTTCACGAGCTCGCAACACACTTTCTAGCTCAAAATGCCATGATCATCGATGGTCTCCATGAGCGCCTCGTCGAACGCTATGACCTCGCTTTAGGGACCGACGTTGCAGGGCTACAAAACCAACTCAACAGACATTTTCGTGTTCAAATCGAGCAAGATGGTCTGGATTCAATTCTTGGTCGATACCGCACAGAGCAAGAGCGCATCCTTAGTTTCATTGATGAACAGTCTTTGTTCCCAATTCCCGCAGACCAAGAAATGCGTATCTTACGAACACCATCCTTTATGGAGCCCACAATACCTGCTGGAGCAATGGAACCGCCGGCACCCTTCCGGGATGGCACGCGCACGAGCCTGGTGTATCTCACATTGGCCGAATCACTTCTTGATGAACATACTGAGTTGAGTATTCCTGGCATGATGCTCCATGAAGGCATACCGGGTCACCATCTGCATCTTGCAACTGCCGCTGCACATCGCTCAACGATCCGCCGTCACATGGAGGCAACTGACCAGTGTGAAGGCTGGACCACCATGCTTGAGGACTATTTACTCGACATCGGGCTTATGGGTGATTTAACAGATGAAGCACGATTTATTGCCAAACGTGAGATTAATCGTATCGGTGCACGGGTTGGAATTGATCTGTTCTTTATGACTGGCGATCGAACCTACCTCGATGTCGGTATTCCCTGTGATATTTCACCTGACGATCCATTCGAAGCAGCAGGCAATTTACTTCAGGCTGTCACTGGCTTTACGCCGGACCGTGTTCAGACAGAGCTCAACTGGTACAGTCTCGAACGTGGCGTACCACTTGGCTACCTGACAGGGAACCACCTGGTTTGGGAGCTCAAAAGAGATGTGGCAGCAGCCCAAAAAGGTGCACTTGAGGGCACTGATTTAGACCGATGTTTCCACAAGGTCTTTTTGGAATCAGGTAATATGCCCGTGGCATTCCTAAGACGTGTCTTTGAACACAATGGTCTGCTCGCCTCATCTACATAA
- a CDS encoding MFS transporter, translated as MTLTRDPDIRDDKNAAQNTKRFWYVVLPTSPMLLTAFIAPLYGFNALIEPLNKIFSPGEANKGWSGSIIGAILFLGLGSGALLLPKIKTFIPNVRLLMFILISTIGLSIAIGALACWLQWYWLLIVGFSLLMGLCMSNFYSLVAFYLVSWGQQVNRVGLITGVMGLWFGIWAAIYSYFAPIVFQTTGVIYGLLLSALFVVPAMIGIFLMREPKSDDASTKVITPEKATPDLGMKGILSTTSFWIFFVFFLLFLMPGFGFKIIVQAMTVEVFHVTQESSSIIAVAFLASYGLARFVFGAIADKLRLKPIYLVFCSVQCLSLLGAAIVLQLLAGPLLFTILMCITGVMFGAGKCLWTVMLVSMYGPINYTHAVRASLPAFGLAGLFGPLTLAFALRSSNVVDSTAIWFYAAAFALAICFCLIWILRRYDYEALAQHQPQQLRLRLCKRDKYSWF; from the coding sequence ATGACATTGACTCGCGATCCAGACATACGAGACGACAAGAACGCTGCTCAAAATACGAAACGATTTTGGTACGTTGTCTTACCGACAAGTCCAATGCTTCTTACCGCATTTATTGCTCCACTCTATGGCTTCAACGCGCTCATCGAGCCATTAAACAAGATCTTTTCTCCTGGAGAAGCCAACAAAGGATGGTCGGGGTCGATCATAGGTGCGATACTTTTTCTTGGCCTGGGCAGCGGCGCGTTATTACTTCCTAAGATAAAAACCTTCATACCGAACGTACGCTTGCTGATGTTTATTTTGATCAGCACCATCGGATTGAGTATTGCAATAGGTGCACTTGCTTGTTGGCTACAGTGGTACTGGCTTCTGATTGTGGGCTTTAGTCTACTGATGGGCCTTTGTATGAGTAACTTCTATAGTCTTGTTGCTTTCTATTTGGTGAGTTGGGGCCAACAGGTCAATCGCGTTGGACTCATCACAGGCGTGATGGGTTTATGGTTTGGAATTTGGGCAGCTATTTATTCCTACTTTGCACCAATTGTCTTTCAGACAACGGGTGTCATCTATGGACTTCTGCTTTCTGCCTTATTTGTGGTACCAGCAATGATTGGCATTTTCTTAATGAGAGAGCCGAAATCAGATGATGCATCAACAAAGGTAATCACACCAGAAAAAGCCACCCCTGATTTGGGCATGAAAGGCATTCTCTCTACAACATCGTTTTGGATTTTCTTCGTGTTCTTTTTGCTCTTCTTAATGCCTGGATTTGGCTTCAAGATTATTGTGCAAGCCATGACTGTTGAAGTCTTTCATGTTACACAAGAAAGTTCTTCAATCATCGCTGTTGCCTTTTTAGCAAGCTATGGGCTCGCCCGATTTGTATTTGGTGCTATTGCTGACAAGCTGAGGTTGAAACCAATTTATTTGGTTTTTTGCAGCGTGCAGTGCCTTTCATTACTTGGCGCTGCAATCGTTCTACAGCTTCTTGCAGGCCCACTACTCTTCACCATATTGATGTGTATTACTGGTGTTATGTTCGGTGCAGGGAAGTGCTTGTGGACCGTGATGCTCGTCAGTATGTATGGGCCCATTAATTACACGCATGCTGTAAGAGCTTCACTGCCAGCCTTTGGACTCGCAGGGCTCTTCGGTCCACTGACTCTTGCATTCGCACTACGCTCAAGTAATGTTGTTGACTCCACAGCCATCTGGTTCTATGCAGCCGCTTTTGCGCTGGCAATATGCTTTTGTCTCATATGGATTCTGCGTCGCTATGACTATGAGGCTCTTGCTCAACACCAGCCGCAACAGTTGCGATTGCGCCTTTGTAAACGCGATAAATATAGTTGGTTCTAA
- a CDS encoding serine hydrolase, with protein MSKIKLNTVMLIASMISSSPVIGNTPSLDEQLESIRVQYGLPALAGAIVTSNGDCQVSAVGFRKKGSPIEVTEDDQWQLGSCTKAMAATLCAILVDEGTLRWDLTMSEAFPELPMNDVYRDVTLLDLLTHRSGMKRGYPDLLSESGTVQQQRRRLVAKALMEEPVCEPKTKKLYSNIGYVIAGAMTEEAADQSWETLMQKRLFWPLAMSTTGFGVPGRHGEVSQPWGHPNGKPVEPGASADNPLATGPAGRVFSSMQDWAAFAALHLRGSVGDTDLLPQSSFSFMHRPPEGQNYALGWTVVQRIWAQGAALTHGGSNGRWRCVAWLAPKAGFGVLVATNVTGDQVKTALDDAASALIKAHQEAASKSTASIETFRDKENTWDYAVFNVRGWKLLIEENLISDTKLVADIRKTLNDRLKYIEEVIPKKQLAFLKTIPIWVSDEPGYPLRPGENGVIPFHRSPGWLRNHGLNPHMAPGVHFINPHAIMYEHKVFEWAPETMLHELAHAYHNIELGLDQSDIKEAYKAAMNRGLYKKVPSRRDPNKLVQAYAATNQEEYFSEMTEAYFGENDWFPRNRTELLKYDPRGYRAVEKVWGVTNN; from the coding sequence ATGTCAAAAATCAAACTCAACACAGTCATGCTTATTGCAAGCATGATATCGTCGTCGCCTGTAATTGGGAATACGCCATCTCTAGATGAACAATTAGAGTCAATTCGGGTGCAATATGGCTTGCCTGCTTTGGCGGGGGCAATCGTGACAAGCAATGGTGATTGCCAAGTGAGTGCAGTTGGTTTTCGTAAAAAGGGTTCCCCTATTGAGGTTACAGAAGACGACCAATGGCAACTTGGATCTTGTACGAAAGCAATGGCTGCCACTTTATGTGCGATACTCGTTGATGAAGGGACGCTTCGTTGGGATCTCACAATGAGTGAGGCATTTCCAGAGTTGCCAATGAATGACGTATATAGAGACGTAACTTTGTTGGATCTATTAACGCATCGTTCCGGTATGAAACGAGGATATCCAGATCTGTTAAGTGAAAGCGGTACGGTTCAGCAGCAACGGCGAAGGCTTGTGGCTAAGGCGCTCATGGAAGAGCCTGTTTGTGAGCCCAAAACAAAAAAGTTGTATTCGAATATTGGTTATGTCATTGCTGGCGCTATGACGGAAGAGGCAGCTGATCAAAGTTGGGAAACATTGATGCAGAAGCGTCTCTTTTGGCCGCTGGCAATGTCCACAACTGGATTCGGTGTGCCTGGTCGACATGGCGAGGTGAGTCAGCCTTGGGGACATCCCAACGGAAAGCCAGTGGAACCTGGTGCGAGCGCTGATAATCCACTGGCCACTGGGCCAGCAGGACGCGTTTTTTCTTCAATGCAAGATTGGGCCGCATTTGCAGCTTTACATTTGCGAGGGAGTGTCGGAGATACAGATCTTCTTCCTCAATCCAGCTTCTCGTTTATGCACCGCCCACCTGAAGGGCAAAACTACGCCTTAGGTTGGACGGTTGTGCAAAGAATTTGGGCCCAAGGCGCAGCACTGACACACGGAGGAAGTAATGGTCGGTGGCGCTGTGTTGCTTGGCTGGCGCCCAAAGCTGGATTTGGTGTTCTCGTCGCAACCAACGTCACTGGAGACCAGGTCAAGACCGCATTAGATGATGCTGCCAGCGCGCTCATCAAAGCACATCAGGAAGCAGCGTCCAAATCGACGGCATCGATCGAGACCTTTCGCGATAAAGAAAATACATGGGACTATGCGGTATTTAATGTTCGAGGTTGGAAGCTTCTCATTGAAGAAAACCTCATCAGCGACACTAAATTAGTTGCAGATATTCGAAAGACACTCAATGATCGTCTTAAGTATATTGAAGAAGTTATTCCTAAAAAACAACTCGCCTTTCTTAAGACCATTCCGATCTGGGTGAGTGATGAACCTGGCTATCCATTGCGACCAGGCGAAAATGGTGTGATCCCGTTTCATCGCAGTCCAGGGTGGTTACGAAATCACGGACTCAACCCGCATATGGCACCAGGTGTTCACTTTATTAATCCGCACGCAATTATGTATGAGCACAAAGTCTTTGAGTGGGCGCCAGAGACCATGCTTCATGAACTCGCCCATGCTTATCACAATATCGAACTAGGCCTAGATCAAAGTGATATTAAAGAAGCTTATAAAGCGGCTATGAATCGCGGACTTTATAAAAAGGTGCCATCGCGTCGCGACCCAAACAAGTTAGTCCAAGCTTATGCTGCGACAAATCAGGAAGAGTATTTTTCTGAAATGACGGAGGCATACTTTGGCGAAAACGATTGGTTTCCGCGTAATCGAACAGAACTACTTAAATATGATCCCAGGGGATATAGAGCAGTTGAGAAAGTCTGGGGCGTGACCAACAACTGA
- a CDS encoding DUF308 domain-containing protein, whose product MNTEVPTAAELRARMHDYWWLFVIDGIVMALLGLAIFFISIFSPEAGIRIFDLIFGWMLIIWGVVGAVRVYYATQAGDPPIIWLAPIAIFALGLILVIMGEVGVINLMWIFGLILLVLGVLESISGFSMDQEHAPFAVLSGLLAAIIGVLILCFPADATLLIAILFGIGVFLRGLIFCWAGMLLRRPG is encoded by the coding sequence ATGAACACAGAAGTACCCACAGCTGCTGAACTACGAGCACGTATGCATGACTATTGGTGGCTCTTCGTCATCGATGGCATCGTGATGGCCCTACTCGGTCTGGCTATCTTCTTTATCTCAATCTTTAGTCCCGAAGCCGGCATCAGAATCTTTGATTTGATATTCGGTTGGATGTTGATCATATGGGGCGTTGTCGGCGCCGTGCGTGTCTACTACGCAACACAGGCTGGTGATCCACCCATCATTTGGCTCGCGCCAATCGCGATCTTTGCGCTCGGCCTTATCTTGGTCATCATGGGTGAGGTTGGAGTGATCAACCTCATGTGGATCTTTGGCCTCATCTTGTTGGTACTTGGCGTTTTGGAGTCTATCTCTGGTTTTAGTATGGACCAGGAACATGCCCCGTTTGCCGTGCTCTCTGGCTTATTAGCAGCCATCATCGGCGTGCTCATACTCTGCTTTCCTGCAGATGCCACCCTTCTCATTGCCATCTTGTTTGGGATTGGCGTGTTTCTACGCGGTTTGATCTTTTGCTGGGCAGGAATGCTGCTCCGCCGTCCGGGATAA
- a CDS encoding amino acid permease — translation MAVPQRQKRLKKEISLFQVYALATGTTLSAGLFLLPSFAAAMAGPALIVAYIVAALLFIPPMLCKIELATAMPRSGGTYYFLDRSLGPVAGTIGGLGTWLALTLKASFALVGMGAYIALVFGSDTHSWIYKLIAVVIALLFGLINLVGAKSSGKAQVYLVVGVLLIMTLFIIRGLFSLESQNFEPFLKIDPQDDTFGGAMQTVLATTGIVFISFIGATKVISVAEEVKDPERTLPKGLLLSLGTVVVIYVLSLVVMVGVLGTDEMATGDEGLPLKTPVANAALNFAGIAGLVVISIAAIMAFASVANAGILSSSRYPMAMGRDHLLPKAFGRLDRRGTPVLAVIVSVVTIVIFVLFLDPLKIAKLASAFQLVMFAMLCLAVIIMRESQIESYDPGWKAPFYPWLQIVGIITLCWLIILMGWMPALFAAGLVVIGILWYRWYAAPRVRRHGAIYHVFERLGRRRFEGLDIELREILKEKGLRDEDPFDEVVAMASVMDAKKGTSFEEITGFVSEKFATLLERDANQLNQSFLEGTRIGATPVTGEVALPHIRLADIDIPHMFIVRVRDGVDIEMGAVATENSTTRRVTALFFLVSPDDDPGQHLRLLAQLAGRVEQSDFKESWLKASNGHTIKEVLLRNDRYLTIELQRGSAAHQIIGQAIRDIGFPEGCLVALIQRQGEMIVPRGRTVLKEDDRITTIGEPDAIRLLRKELVTGEDSASDQ, via the coding sequence ATGGCTGTTCCCCAACGACAAAAGCGACTTAAGAAAGAAATTTCGCTCTTTCAGGTCTACGCATTAGCAACAGGAACCACTCTGAGTGCTGGCTTGTTTTTGCTGCCCAGCTTCGCCGCCGCTATGGCGGGCCCGGCCCTTATTGTGGCCTATATTGTGGCCGCTTTGTTGTTTATCCCGCCCATGCTCTGCAAGATTGAGCTGGCAACCGCGATGCCCCGGTCAGGCGGAACATACTACTTTCTAGATCGCAGTCTCGGACCCGTTGCTGGCACCATCGGCGGCTTAGGAACATGGTTAGCGTTAACGCTTAAAGCGTCCTTTGCACTGGTTGGCATGGGTGCCTACATTGCCCTGGTCTTTGGATCAGACACGCACAGCTGGATTTACAAACTCATTGCGGTCGTCATTGCACTCTTGTTTGGTTTGATCAATCTTGTGGGTGCAAAGTCAAGTGGAAAAGCGCAGGTCTATCTGGTTGTTGGCGTACTTTTGATAATGACTCTTTTCATTATCAGGGGGCTCTTCTCTTTAGAGAGCCAAAATTTTGAGCCGTTTCTAAAGATAGATCCACAAGATGACACCTTTGGTGGTGCGATGCAGACCGTCTTGGCAACAACTGGAATTGTCTTTATTAGCTTTATTGGGGCGACGAAAGTCATCAGTGTTGCAGAAGAGGTTAAAGACCCAGAACGAACTCTCCCAAAAGGTTTGTTACTTTCACTTGGCACAGTCGTGGTGATCTATGTATTGAGTTTAGTGGTAATGGTTGGCGTACTGGGTACTGATGAGATGGCCACTGGCGATGAAGGCCTTCCACTCAAAACACCTGTTGCCAATGCTGCTCTCAACTTTGCCGGCATTGCCGGTCTTGTTGTGATTTCAATTGCCGCAATCATGGCTTTCGCGTCCGTGGCGAATGCTGGCATTCTGAGCTCGTCACGCTACCCCATGGCGATGGGTCGTGACCACTTACTACCAAAAGCGTTTGGTCGGCTTGATCGCCGAGGCACACCCGTACTCGCTGTCATAGTGAGTGTGGTAACCATTGTCATTTTCGTGCTTTTCCTTGATCCGCTCAAGATCGCCAAACTTGCCAGCGCCTTTCAGTTGGTCATGTTTGCCATGCTCTGCTTAGCAGTGATTATCATGCGCGAAAGTCAAATCGAGTCTTATGACCCAGGTTGGAAAGCACCATTTTATCCGTGGTTGCAGATCGTTGGCATCATTACCTTATGTTGGCTGATTATCTTGATGGGTTGGATGCCCGCCTTGTTTGCAGCAGGTTTAGTAGTCATTGGCATCTTGTGGTATCGCTGGTATGCAGCCCCACGTGTAAGACGACATGGTGCCATCTATCATGTCTTCGAACGACTTGGAAGGCGTCGATTCGAAGGTCTTGATATTGAACTTCGTGAGATCCTAAAAGAGAAGGGACTGCGTGACGAAGACCCCTTTGATGAGGTCGTCGCGATGGCTTCAGTAATGGATGCGAAAAAGGGAACCTCCTTTGAAGAAATCACGGGTTTCGTTTCAGAGAAGTTTGCCACTCTTTTAGAAAGAGATGCCAATCAACTTAATCAGAGCTTTCTAGAAGGAACACGCATTGGTGCAACACCTGTCACCGGTGAGGTCGCATTACCTCACATCAGACTTGCGGATATTGATATCCCTCATATGTTTATTGTCCGGGTGCGAGACGGTGTTGACATCGAAATGGGTGCAGTGGCAACTGAAAACAGTACAACGCGCCGCGTAACAGCCCTCTTCTTCTTAGTCAGTCCAGATGATGACCCAGGCCAACATCTGCGTTTACTTGCCCAGCTCGCTGGACGCGTCGAACAAAGTGATTTCAAAGAGAGTTGGCTCAAAGCTTCCAACGGCCACACCATCAAGGAAGTCTTACTACGAAATGACCGGTACCTCACCATTGAGCTGCAGCGAGGATCCGCTGCACACCAAATCATCGGGCAGGCGATTCGAGATATCGGCTTCCCCGAAGGCTGCTTGGTGGCCCTGATCCAGCGCCAAGGTGAAATGATTGTGCCCCGTGGCCGTACGGTCCTGAAAGAAGACGACCGAATCACAACCATCGGTGAGCCGGATGCCATTCGCTTGCTGCGAAAAGAGCTTGTTACAGGCGAGGACTCGGCATCTGATCAGTGA